A part of Corynebacterium mustelae genomic DNA contains:
- a CDS encoding YceI family protein produces the protein MKKGLIAAAVLAAVAIAGVIFGTKYYASKYDNSNVAAPSVTTEAKPADSADLTGTWTVGDGSFAGYRVGKVLNGENLVVVGRTENVTGDASLNDGTLLAASIEVDLASVTSGEDARDKAFRDEILKVNDNPTATFVVTEPVKVSSGSGPVEVTGDLTLNGQTKPVTATLEIAKNDSVLEVAGTVPMTWSDFGIVAPDLGFAVVDKTGDLEFQLNLTQ, from the coding sequence ATGAAAAAAGGACTTATTGCAGCAGCCGTTCTAGCGGCGGTCGCTATCGCAGGCGTTATTTTCGGTACCAAATACTACGCATCCAAATACGACAACAGTAACGTCGCAGCACCTAGCGTGACCACTGAGGCCAAGCCAGCGGATTCCGCTGATCTGACCGGAACCTGGACCGTTGGTGACGGCTCCTTCGCAGGTTACCGCGTAGGCAAGGTTCTTAACGGCGAAAACCTCGTGGTAGTTGGTCGCACCGAGAATGTTACCGGCGATGCATCCCTTAACGACGGCACCCTTTTGGCAGCCTCCATTGAGGTGGATTTGGCTAGCGTTACTTCCGGTGAAGATGCCCGCGACAAGGCATTCCGCGATGAGATCCTCAAAGTTAACGACAACCCAACCGCTACCTTCGTCGTTACCGAGCCTGTAAAGGTTAGCTCCGGTTCAGGCCCAGTAGAAGTGACCGGCGATCTGACCCTGAACGGCCAGACCAAGCCAGTTACCGCAACCCTCGAAATTGCAAAGAACGATTCCGTGCTTGAAGTAGCTGGAACCGTTCCAATGACCTGGAGTGACTTCGGCATCGTAGCACCAGACCTAGGTTTCGCCGTTGTTGACAAGACCGGCGACCTGGAATTCCAGCTCAACCTCACTCAGTAA
- the bluB gene encoding 5,6-dimethylbenzimidazole synthase, translating into MTEETEAVYRTIFARRDVRAEYTGEVICADTLNRILSAGHAAPSVGNSQPWDFVIIQDRNRLAEFAAHVAERRKAFADELADDRKEVFNPIKIEGIRESGTGIVVTFDPRRGGPNILGRHTIDDTGVFSAVLAIQNMWLAATAENIGMGWVSFYEEEFLRSFIGCPDPIRPIAWLCIGPVTHFESVPDLQRFGWRDAKPLSEVIHREVYRG; encoded by the coding sequence ATGACAGAAGAAACCGAAGCTGTTTACCGCACCATTTTCGCCCGGCGCGACGTTCGCGCCGAGTACACCGGTGAGGTCATTTGCGCCGATACCTTAAATCGCATTCTTTCCGCAGGCCACGCCGCCCCGTCGGTGGGAAATTCCCAGCCGTGGGATTTTGTGATTATCCAGGATAGGAACCGGTTGGCTGAGTTTGCCGCCCACGTAGCTGAGCGCCGAAAAGCATTTGCGGACGAGTTAGCGGACGACCGCAAGGAAGTATTCAACCCGATCAAGATTGAGGGGATTAGGGAGTCTGGCACCGGTATCGTGGTCACTTTCGATCCACGCCGGGGCGGGCCGAACATCCTCGGCCGACATACTATTGACGACACCGGGGTTTTTAGCGCTGTTTTAGCTATCCAAAACATGTGGCTTGCAGCTACCGCCGAGAACATTGGTATGGGATGGGTGAGCTTCTACGAGGAGGAGTTTCTGCGCAGCTTCATCGGCTGCCCAGATCCAATCCGCCCTATCGCCTGGTTGTGTATCGGTCCAGTCACTCATTTTGAATCGGTTCCGGACTTACAACGTTTCGGATGGCGGGATGCAAAGCCGCTGAGCGAGGTTATTCACCGTGAGGTGTATCGCGGTTAA
- a CDS encoding FecCD family ABC transporter permease, producing the protein MVSTHRRTTRRRWAIIVALTAIALVAFVVATVVGPTQLGFAGVVRGLIQPDSLSQQEHTVLYTLRLPMSVMALLVGITLSLAGAQMQTILSNPLAEPYTLGISAAAAFGGAATIVLGWTAINQPQFNLAVIAWLSSMIATAVIVGASIWRGASAETMILLGIGLVFLFQALLALIQYRASTEALQQIVFWSMGSMTRATWAGNLVLALVLVVIIPIFGILSWRLTALKLGDARAQAMGVNVARLRVIVLILCSLLAATAVAFSGIIGFVGLVGPHIARMLVGEDQRYFIPAAAAAGAVMLSASHALSLIIIPGVAVPIGIITALVGVPFFIGLIITRKRNLW; encoded by the coding sequence TTGGTTTCCACCCATCGGCGCACTACCCGTCGACGGTGGGCGATCATTGTCGCGCTCACAGCCATTGCGTTAGTGGCGTTCGTTGTGGCCACGGTGGTTGGCCCCACCCAATTGGGATTCGCCGGTGTTGTACGGGGGCTTATCCAACCAGATTCACTCAGCCAACAAGAACACACCGTGCTCTACACACTGCGGCTGCCCATGTCAGTGATGGCACTTTTGGTCGGTATTACTCTTTCGCTGGCGGGTGCCCAGATGCAAACCATCTTGTCCAATCCGCTGGCGGAACCCTACACCCTAGGCATCTCCGCCGCTGCTGCCTTCGGCGGCGCCGCAACCATCGTTTTAGGCTGGACGGCGATCAACCAACCGCAATTCAACCTAGCGGTTATTGCCTGGCTCTCGTCCATGATCGCCACCGCCGTCATTGTTGGCGCGTCGATCTGGCGCGGTGCCAGTGCGGAAACGATGATCTTGTTGGGAATCGGTTTGGTCTTTCTGTTCCAGGCGCTGCTCGCCTTGATCCAATACCGCGCTTCCACCGAAGCCCTCCAGCAAATTGTCTTCTGGTCGATGGGGTCCATGACGCGGGCGACCTGGGCCGGAAACCTTGTGTTGGCGCTGGTCTTAGTCGTCATCATCCCGATTTTCGGCATCCTCTCTTGGCGGCTGACTGCCTTGAAGCTGGGCGACGCCCGCGCCCAGGCCATGGGGGTCAACGTCGCCCGGCTCCGGGTTATCGTGTTGATTCTCTGTTCGCTTCTGGCCGCGACGGCAGTGGCATTCTCCGGGATCATCGGCTTTGTCGGCCTGGTCGGCCCGCATATCGCCCGAATGCTGGTTGGCGAAGACCAGCGCTATTTCATACCGGCGGCGGCCGCTGCCGGTGCGGTGATGCTCAGCGCCTCCCACGCCTTGAGCCTAATTATCATCCCCGGTGTCGCCGTTCCTATTGGAATTATCACCGCACTCGTCGGCGTGCCGTTCTTTATCGGTCTCATCATCACCAGGAAGCGCAACCTATGGTAA
- a CDS encoding ABC transporter ATP-binding protein — translation MVNELTISNVSVGYGKNSVVSDFTATPLSGGTITALLGPNAAGKSTLIKAISGILRHTGEVEFRRDLETFSGNSLRRHIGYVPQDLPSSAALHAFETVLIAARRATTDPEWSAAKTMTSLGIADLGHRYLGELSGGQRQLVGVAQALVTSPSIVVLDEPTSALDLRRQLFLLDYVRQWVAETNAIGLIAIHDINLAARFADSILVMKSGHPVAQGCPTEVLNPEVIKDVYGVHVDVFSHNDMHMVAPISVA, via the coding sequence ATGGTAAACGAACTGACCATCAGTAACGTCTCGGTCGGCTATGGCAAGAACTCGGTCGTTTCCGACTTCACCGCCACCCCGCTTTCCGGCGGGACGATAACCGCATTACTCGGTCCCAATGCGGCTGGCAAATCTACCCTCATCAAAGCTATTTCCGGAATCCTACGGCACACCGGTGAAGTCGAGTTCCGCCGGGATTTAGAAACCTTCTCCGGCAATAGTTTGCGACGCCATATCGGCTACGTCCCGCAGGACCTCCCCAGTTCAGCGGCACTTCACGCCTTCGAAACCGTGCTGATCGCTGCCCGGCGCGCCACAACAGACCCGGAGTGGAGTGCCGCGAAAACCATGACCTCGTTAGGGATCGCCGATCTTGGGCATAGGTATCTTGGTGAATTATCCGGTGGGCAGCGGCAATTGGTGGGTGTGGCCCAGGCGTTGGTTACGTCGCCTTCCATCGTCGTACTTGATGAGCCCACCAGTGCGTTGGATCTCAGGCGGCAGCTTTTCCTCTTGGATTATGTGCGTCAGTGGGTGGCGGAGACTAATGCGATTGGGCTTATCGCCATCCATGACATCAATCTGGCCGCCCGGTTTGCTGATTCGATTCTCGTGATGAAATCCGGGCACCCCGTCGCCCAAGGCTGCCCCACCGAGGTGTTGAACCCGGAGGTTATCAAGGATGTCTATGGGGTTCACGTGGATGTTTTCTCCCACAACGACATGCACATGGTCGCCCCGATTTCGGTTGCCTGA